The following proteins are co-located in the Pedobacter sp. FW305-3-2-15-E-R2A2 genome:
- a CDS encoding AraC family transcriptional regulator: protein MLLHVKNMVCGRCIVAVRQQMEKLNFLVSDITLGTVEIHPTPEGIQLENIGTSLKLLGFELIDKEKDQLVERVKNVIIELVHHSDLSNLDQSMVSMIASGVNRDYTYLSRLFSDSEGLTIEKFIIYQKIEKVKELIGYGEMNLNEISVKMGYSSSSHLSAQFKAITGLSPSKFKAAGSLGRTAIDKI from the coding sequence ATGTTATTACACGTAAAAAATATGGTTTGCGGCCGTTGTATCGTTGCAGTCCGCCAACAAATGGAAAAATTAAATTTCCTGGTTTCTGACATTACTCTGGGAACGGTAGAGATTCATCCCACTCCGGAAGGAATACAGCTGGAAAATATTGGAACCTCATTGAAATTGCTGGGCTTTGAACTGATCGATAAAGAAAAAGATCAGCTCGTAGAGCGGGTAAAAAATGTCATCATTGAGCTCGTTCATCATTCTGATCTTTCCAATCTAGATCAAAGCATGGTCAGTATGATCGCCTCTGGCGTAAACAGGGATTATACCTATCTCAGTCGCCTGTTTTCCGATTCCGAAGGACTGACCATAGAAAAGTTTATCATCTATCAGAAAATTGAAAAAGTGAAGGAGCTGATCGGATATGGAGAAATGAACCTCAATGAGATTTCAGTGAAAATGGGCTATAGCAGTAGTTCGCATCTCTCTGCGCAATTCAAAGCTATTACCGGACTTTCCCCAAGCAAGTTTAAAGCTGCAGGGAGCCTGGGGCGGACGGCGATCGACAAAATTTAA
- a CDS encoding heavy metal translocating P-type ATPase encodes MKENIETLTLPVLGMTCASCATSVQSMIAAQEGVDHAEVNYATQSVKVTFHPDQVQPAAFQKVVQSIGYDLILESEGAKEKQEELQKNNYESLKKRMIASSILALPVVIIGMFFMDMPNGNYYMLALTTPILFIFGRNFFINAWKQAQHGKANMDTLVALSTGIAYIFSVFNTFYPEFWHSRGLHPHVYFEAAAVVIVFIMLGKLLEEKAKSNTSSAIKKLVGLQPKTVYLVTEDGEKEIPVSDVRIGDQLMVRSGEKIPVDGIVYSGSSFVDESMITGEPVAVSKTEGDKVFAGTINQKGTFRFKAEKVGGETMLAQIIKLVQDAQGSKAPVQKLVDKIAGIFVPIVMLIAVLTLGAWLVFGGEHAFTHGLLAMVTVLVIACPCALGLATPTAIMVGIGKGAESGILIKDAEALELGYKVNAVILDKTGTITAGKPEVTAVEWAAKLPVEKSQLSEILMALEYASEHPLAEAIVSHLKEAGVKPALISDFESLTGKGVEGIFNGNKYWAGSHKILKEQKIAVAKEIESKVLALQEQAQTVIYLANATQVLAIVAIADQIKAGSAKAVAALKDQGITVYMLTGDNQQTAASVAKQAGIEHFKAEVLPSDKADFVKELQAQGKVVAMVGDGINDSQALAQADVSIAMGKGSDIAIDVAKITLVSSDLQQVPKALRLSKLTVRTIRQNLFWAFIYNLIGIPIAAGLLYPFNGFLLNPMIAGAAMALSSVSVVGNSLRLKLSKLS; translated from the coding sequence ATGAAAGAAAATATAGAAACCCTTACCTTGCCCGTTTTAGGAATGACCTGTGCCTCCTGTGCTACGAGTGTCCAATCCATGATTGCTGCGCAGGAAGGGGTGGATCATGCGGAAGTGAATTATGCCACTCAATCTGTCAAAGTAACTTTTCACCCGGATCAGGTACAGCCTGCTGCCTTTCAGAAAGTAGTACAATCTATCGGCTATGACCTGATTCTGGAAAGCGAGGGAGCTAAAGAAAAACAAGAAGAACTGCAAAAGAACAATTATGAATCTTTAAAAAAGAGAATGATTGCTTCTTCGATCCTGGCACTGCCGGTGGTCATTATTGGAATGTTCTTTATGGATATGCCTAATGGCAATTATTATATGCTGGCATTGACCACGCCAATCCTTTTTATTTTTGGACGAAACTTCTTCATCAATGCCTGGAAACAGGCACAGCATGGAAAAGCCAATATGGATACATTGGTGGCCCTAAGTACAGGGATTGCCTATATTTTTAGCGTGTTCAATACTTTTTACCCTGAATTCTGGCATTCCAGAGGACTCCATCCTCACGTATACTTTGAAGCCGCTGCCGTGGTGATTGTCTTTATCATGCTGGGGAAACTGCTCGAAGAAAAAGCAAAATCGAATACTTCTTCCGCCATTAAAAAGCTGGTTGGCTTACAGCCGAAAACAGTGTATCTGGTTACGGAAGATGGAGAAAAGGAAATTCCGGTGTCAGATGTGCGCATCGGGGATCAGCTGATGGTGCGTTCAGGAGAAAAGATTCCTGTGGATGGGATCGTCTACTCGGGCAGTTCATTTGTGGATGAAAGTATGATTACCGGCGAGCCTGTAGCAGTTTCCAAAACGGAGGGCGATAAAGTATTTGCGGGAACGATCAATCAAAAAGGTACGTTCCGTTTTAAAGCAGAAAAGGTAGGCGGGGAAACCATGCTTGCCCAGATTATAAAACTGGTTCAGGATGCACAGGGTTCCAAAGCACCTGTACAAAAACTGGTCGATAAGATTGCTGGGATCTTTGTCCCTATAGTCATGCTGATTGCCGTTTTGACTTTAGGTGCCTGGTTGGTTTTTGGAGGAGAACATGCCTTTACTCATGGTCTTTTAGCAATGGTGACTGTACTCGTGATTGCCTGTCCTTGTGCGTTAGGGCTGGCAACACCTACAGCCATTATGGTCGGAATAGGGAAGGGTGCCGAAAGTGGAATCCTGATCAAAGATGCGGAAGCATTGGAACTGGGATATAAAGTAAATGCAGTGATCCTGGATAAAACAGGGACCATCACAGCAGGGAAACCAGAAGTAACCGCGGTAGAATGGGCTGCAAAACTGCCGGTAGAGAAATCGCAATTGTCGGAAATCCTGATGGCACTGGAGTATGCTTCGGAGCATCCACTTGCCGAAGCCATTGTAAGTCACTTAAAAGAAGCGGGCGTAAAACCGGCACTGATCAGTGACTTTGAAAGCTTAACAGGTAAAGGAGTAGAAGGGATATTCAATGGCAATAAATACTGGGCAGGAAGCCATAAAATTTTAAAGGAGCAAAAGATTGCTGTTGCTAAAGAAATAGAAAGTAAAGTCCTCGCTTTGCAGGAACAGGCACAAACGGTGATTTACCTGGCCAATGCGACACAAGTGTTGGCGATTGTGGCCATCGCAGATCAGATCAAAGCTGGTTCGGCTAAAGCGGTTGCCGCCTTAAAAGATCAGGGCATAACCGTATACATGCTTACCGGCGACAACCAGCAGACCGCGGCCTCTGTGGCTAAACAGGCCGGAATTGAGCATTTCAAAGCCGAAGTTCTGCCTTCAGACAAAGCCGATTTTGTAAAGGAATTGCAAGCGCAGGGGAAAGTCGTTGCCATGGTAGGTGATGGAATCAATGACAGTCAGGCTTTAGCCCAGGCAGACGTTTCAATTGCCATGGGGAAAGGTTCTGATATTGCCATCGATGTGGCGAAAATCACCCTGGTTTCCTCAGACCTGCAGCAGGTTCCTAAAGCATTAAGACTTTCTAAACTAACGGTACGTACGATTCGCCAGAACCTTTTCTGGGCATTTATCTATAACCTGATCGGCATTCCTATTGCTGCGGGTCTGCTTTATCCTTTCAACGGGTTCCTGTTAAACCCAATGATTGCAGGAGCTGCCATGGCTTTGAGTTCTGTATCTGTAGTCGGAAACAGTCTGAGGCTAAAACTCTCAAAATTAAGTTAA
- a CDS encoding heavy metal-associated domain-containing protein produces METLKFKTTIKCEGCIATVTPHLNNLSAISKWEVDTTSPDKILTVEGDESLDAQVIKDTLSKAGYASEKI; encoded by the coding sequence ATGGAAACGTTAAAATTCAAAACTACGATCAAATGTGAAGGCTGTATCGCAACCGTTACCCCGCATTTAAACAACCTTTCTGCAATCTCTAAATGGGAAGTGGACACGACCAGTCCAGACAAAATCCTTACCGTAGAAGGGGATGAATCATTGGATGCCCAGGTGATTAAAGACACCTTGAGCAAAGCCGGGTACGCATCTGAGAAAATATAA